Proteins encoded within one genomic window of Eurosta solidaginis isolate ZX-2024a chromosome 1, ASM4086904v1, whole genome shotgun sequence:
- the ClpX gene encoding ATP-dependent Clp protease ATP-binding subunit clpX-like, mitochondrial isoform X1 produces MSVVRHFVLLSQLPRLGPNYYWLKGVCCTNIISQVNSDSNVTVTSTRCIHNHTERAELYRTTVTANASSSSGSGSTTSGPTSGSGASSGGSMGGVGGSGGASTIGSGGEPPNDKNILSCPKCGNPCTHVETFVSSTRFVKCAKCNHFFVVLSEVDTKKNAKEEPKNYRKPPPPPQKIMEYLGRHVVGQDFAKKVLAVAVYNHYKRIHHNLPQVQTQTTIQTAEAMGRTDLLHISGIGHTIGNTSGTELPPKGNFTGAGSGGGGSVHHPHSDSGSEILDKQNYEVKLEKSNILMLGPTGSGKTLIAQTIARCLDVPFAICDCTTLTQAGYVGEDIESVISKLLQDANYNVERAQTGIVFLDEVDKIGAVPGIHQLRDVGGEGVQQGMLKMLEGTIVNVPERNSPRKLRGETVQVDTTNILFVASGAYTGLDRLIARRINEKYLGFGIPSTQSSGRRAAQSTASPMDSDQEERDKCLKKVQARDLVEFGMIPEFVGRFPVIVPFHSLNVSMLVRILTEPKNALIPQYKALIGMDKVDLTFERDAIESIAAMAMERHTGARGLRSIMEQLLLDPMFLVPGSDIIGVHITAEYVKGDAQPVYVRKESSDDDTMDENDSEGKNYEDNESAKVRITQ; encoded by the exons GAGTCTGTTGCACCAACATCATTAGTCAGGTTAATAGCGATTCGAATGTCACCGTAACTTCAACACGTTGCATACATAACCACACAGAACGTGCTGAGTTGTATCGCACAACCGTAACAGCTAATGCGTCATCGTCGTCGGGTAGCGGCAGCACCACCAGCGGCCCCACATCGGGCTCAGGAGCCAGCAGTGGCGGTTCGATGGGTGGAGTTGGTGGTAGTGGCGGTGCTTCTACAATAGGCAGTGGTGGTGAACCACCAAACGATAAAAACATACTCTCCTGTCCAAAATGTGGAAATCCTTGTACTCACGTAGAGACGTTCGTCAGTTCGACGCGTTTCGTAAAATGCGCCAAATGCAATCATTTCTTTGTCGTACTCTCTGAAgttgatacaaaaaaaaatgcgaaaGAAGAACCAAAAAACTATCGCAAACCTCCACCGCCACCACAAAAGATTATGGAATATTTAGGCCGTCATGTGGTGGGACAAGATTTTGCAAAGAAAGTGTTAGCTGTTGCTGTTTACAATCATTACAAACGTATTCACCACAATTTGCCGCAAGTTCAAACGCAAACAACAATTCAAACTGCTGAAGCAATGGGTCGTACAGATTTACTACATATCTCTGGTATAGGCCACACAATCGGCAACACATCAGGCACGGAACTACCGCCTAAAGGTAATTTTACTGGTGCTGGCAGTGGTGGTGGTGGTAGCGTACATCATCCACATTCAGATTCTGGTTCGGAAATATTGGATAAACAAAATTATGAAGTGAAATTGGAAAAAAGTAATATTTTAATGTTGGGTCCAACGGGTTCGGGCAAAACTTTGATAGCGCAAACTATTGCGCGTTGCTTGGATGTGCCGTTTGCAATATGCGATTGTACAACACTAACCCAGGCGGGCTATGTTGGAGAGGATATTGAGAGTGtaatttcgaaattattgcaAGATGCCAACTACAA CGTTGAGCGCGCTCAAACCGGTATAGTCTTCTTAGATGAAGTGGATAAAATTGGTGCTGTACCTGGTATACATCAACTGCGTGATGTTGGTGGTGAAGGTGTGCAACAAGGTATGTTGAAAATGTTGGAAGGCACCATCGTAAATGTACCCGAACGCAATTCGCCGCGTAAACTGCGAGGTGAAACTGTGCAAGTGGATACAACGAATATATTGTTTGTGGCTTCGGGCGCTTATACTGGACTGGATCGTCTCATTGCAAGACGAATTAACGAAAAG TACTTGGGCTTTGGAATACCCTCAACTCAATCATCAGGCCGTCGTGCCGCTCAGTCGACCGCCAGTCCTATGGACAGCGATCAGGAGGAACGTGATAAATGCCTGAAAAAAGTTCAAGCTAGAGATCTCGTCGAATTCGGAATGATACCT GAATTCGTTGGCCGTTTTCCCGTTATTGTGCCCTTCCACAGTCTCAATGTAAGTATGCTTGTACGCATTCTAACCGAACCGAAGAACGCTCTGATACCACAATACAAAGCGCTTATCGGCATGGATAAAGTCGATTTAACGTTCGAACGTGATGCAATTGAATCGATAGCCGCCATGGCGATGGAACGTCATACTGGAGCACGAGGACTGCGTTCGATTATG GAACAATTGCTGCTCGATCCCATGTTTTTGGTACCTGGCTCTGACATTATCGGTGTTCACATAACTGCCGAATATGTGAAAGGTGATGCTCAGCCTGTGTATGTACGCAAGGAGAGTAGTGATGACGATACCATGGATGAAAACGATAGTGAGGGTAAAAATTATGAGGACAACGAAAGCGCCAAAGTACGCATCACGCAATAG
- the ClpX gene encoding ATP-dependent Clp protease ATP-binding subunit clpX-like, mitochondrial isoform X2: MGGVGGSGGASTIGSGGEPPNDKNILSCPKCGNPCTHVETFVSSTRFVKCAKCNHFFVVLSEVDTKKNAKEEPKNYRKPPPPPQKIMEYLGRHVVGQDFAKKVLAVAVYNHYKRIHHNLPQVQTQTTIQTAEAMGRTDLLHISGIGHTIGNTSGTELPPKGNFTGAGSGGGGSVHHPHSDSGSEILDKQNYEVKLEKSNILMLGPTGSGKTLIAQTIARCLDVPFAICDCTTLTQAGYVGEDIESVISKLLQDANYNVERAQTGIVFLDEVDKIGAVPGIHQLRDVGGEGVQQGMLKMLEGTIVNVPERNSPRKLRGETVQVDTTNILFVASGAYTGLDRLIARRINEKYLGFGIPSTQSSGRRAAQSTASPMDSDQEERDKCLKKVQARDLVEFGMIPEFVGRFPVIVPFHSLNVSMLVRILTEPKNALIPQYKALIGMDKVDLTFERDAIESIAAMAMERHTGARGLRSIMEQLLLDPMFLVPGSDIIGVHITAEYVKGDAQPVYVRKESSDDDTMDENDSEGKNYEDNESAKVRITQ; the protein is encoded by the exons ATGGGTGGAGTTGGTGGTAGTGGCGGTGCTTCTACAATAGGCAGTGGTGGTGAACCACCAAACGATAAAAACATACTCTCCTGTCCAAAATGTGGAAATCCTTGTACTCACGTAGAGACGTTCGTCAGTTCGACGCGTTTCGTAAAATGCGCCAAATGCAATCATTTCTTTGTCGTACTCTCTGAAgttgatacaaaaaaaaatgcgaaaGAAGAACCAAAAAACTATCGCAAACCTCCACCGCCACCACAAAAGATTATGGAATATTTAGGCCGTCATGTGGTGGGACAAGATTTTGCAAAGAAAGTGTTAGCTGTTGCTGTTTACAATCATTACAAACGTATTCACCACAATTTGCCGCAAGTTCAAACGCAAACAACAATTCAAACTGCTGAAGCAATGGGTCGTACAGATTTACTACATATCTCTGGTATAGGCCACACAATCGGCAACACATCAGGCACGGAACTACCGCCTAAAGGTAATTTTACTGGTGCTGGCAGTGGTGGTGGTGGTAGCGTACATCATCCACATTCAGATTCTGGTTCGGAAATATTGGATAAACAAAATTATGAAGTGAAATTGGAAAAAAGTAATATTTTAATGTTGGGTCCAACGGGTTCGGGCAAAACTTTGATAGCGCAAACTATTGCGCGTTGCTTGGATGTGCCGTTTGCAATATGCGATTGTACAACACTAACCCAGGCGGGCTATGTTGGAGAGGATATTGAGAGTGtaatttcgaaattattgcaAGATGCCAACTACAA CGTTGAGCGCGCTCAAACCGGTATAGTCTTCTTAGATGAAGTGGATAAAATTGGTGCTGTACCTGGTATACATCAACTGCGTGATGTTGGTGGTGAAGGTGTGCAACAAGGTATGTTGAAAATGTTGGAAGGCACCATCGTAAATGTACCCGAACGCAATTCGCCGCGTAAACTGCGAGGTGAAACTGTGCAAGTGGATACAACGAATATATTGTTTGTGGCTTCGGGCGCTTATACTGGACTGGATCGTCTCATTGCAAGACGAATTAACGAAAAG TACTTGGGCTTTGGAATACCCTCAACTCAATCATCAGGCCGTCGTGCCGCTCAGTCGACCGCCAGTCCTATGGACAGCGATCAGGAGGAACGTGATAAATGCCTGAAAAAAGTTCAAGCTAGAGATCTCGTCGAATTCGGAATGATACCT GAATTCGTTGGCCGTTTTCCCGTTATTGTGCCCTTCCACAGTCTCAATGTAAGTATGCTTGTACGCATTCTAACCGAACCGAAGAACGCTCTGATACCACAATACAAAGCGCTTATCGGCATGGATAAAGTCGATTTAACGTTCGAACGTGATGCAATTGAATCGATAGCCGCCATGGCGATGGAACGTCATACTGGAGCACGAGGACTGCGTTCGATTATG GAACAATTGCTGCTCGATCCCATGTTTTTGGTACCTGGCTCTGACATTATCGGTGTTCACATAACTGCCGAATATGTGAAAGGTGATGCTCAGCCTGTGTATGTACGCAAGGAGAGTAGTGATGACGATACCATGGATGAAAACGATAGTGAGGGTAAAAATTATGAGGACAACGAAAGCGCCAAAGTACGCATCACGCAATAG